In Brachypodium distachyon strain Bd21 chromosome 2, Brachypodium_distachyon_v3.0, whole genome shotgun sequence, one genomic interval encodes:
- the LOC100838684 gene encoding probable glutathione S-transferase GSTU6 — translation MAGEREPGGELQLLGAWISPWVIRARVALEMKGVSYEYIEQDLQQKSDLLLRSNPVHKKVPVLIHDGRPVCESLVVLEYLDEAFAGTGPTLLPGDPYDRAAARFWASYVNDTFFPAWRVLFRSTTAEQRAEAFEDVLPHAETLDRAFEECSKGKAFFGGDGIGIVDLALGSFLVWIRVVDELAGTNLLDGTKLAPWAERFLAVDAVAEVMPEAGRIMEHYKGFLAKLAATPAGSS, via the exons ATGGCAGGAGAAAGAGAACCAGGAGGcgagctgcagctgctgggcGCGTGGATCAGCCCCTGGGTGATCCGGGCAAGAGTAGCGCTGGAGATGAAGGGCGTGAGCTACGAGTACATCGAGCAGGACCTACAGCAGAAGAGCGACCTCCTGCTCCGGTCCAACCCGGTGCACAAGAAGGTGCCCGTCCTGATCCACGACGGCAGGCCGGTGTGCGAGTCGCTCGTCGTCCTCGAGTACCTCGACGAGGCCTTCGCCGGGACCGGCCCGACCCTCCTCCCCGGCGACCCCtacgaccgcgccgccgcccgcttctGGGCCTCCTACGTCAACGACACG TTTTTCCCGGCGTGGAGGGTGCTGTTCAGGTCGACGACGGCGGAGCAGAGGGCGGAGGCGTTCGAGGACGTGCTCCCTCATGCGGAAACGCTGGATCGGGCGTTTGAGGAGTGCTCAAAGGGGAAGGCCTTcttcggcggcgacggcatcgGGATCGTTGACCTGGCGCTCGGGAGCTTCCTCGTTTGGATCAGGGTGGTGGACGAATTGGCCGGAACCAACCTCCTAGACGGGACGAAATTGGCACCGTGGGCGGAGCGGTTCTTGGCCGTGGACGCCGTCGCGGAGGTGATGCCCGAAGCCGGGAGGATCATGGAGCACTACAAGGGGTTTCTGGCTAAATTGGCTGCAACACCGGCTGGTTCTAGCTGA
- the LOC100823767 gene encoding protein PLASTID MOVEMENT IMPAIRED 2, which translates to MEAAMDSGSVRATMSIFGESISGRKAEKNRGHVLAQENLSSEMKQLAKSGMDKLKERKASVDKERAGAESELSRARAMAKELERQIDQTKSRATSQKSELQGIRATRTGKKDAEESLSPDAQYVAVTQELDRAKRELRKLKLELKSAAEAKAKAESDVVSTVCKIQSSLQAADEMRRQVDEANEEHVLVELARIEAERERRELAAQRDAEAARFAREIEATRAKVESARDGLSRARALEAKLEATNADVEVLQGEMELVRAMEKNPVSPKNNDETAEERALLQASEAELSAAKRELDNIRAGGFQFMTSMDRTRTEIARVVEEANRLKAQEKDADAQVQQLNAKLLKARAQMESVTAASERSKAIMSNLTAAMQQLHAETEAANKEEELTLLEKRCVVAETESAAAEIAAAEERIRQSVKALEAAKASEAAAMKKLKAAAESTMQARALLARRKNHGGTITVSRFEYEYLSGRAALVRVVADKKVAAAQAWVQALKAGEKEAAMRAEAAEREMREMGPREAQAALEAAKTAREQEALERELYDLNLTAESIGELQCAYPRRRSARVSATGRRSKARRSSVSAASWNPKSPSFTIKRKKKVMPSLLKLIKEKRGGSRKSTD; encoded by the exons ATGGAGGCCGCCATGGATAGTGGATCAGTGAGAGCTACCATGAGCATCTTTGGCGAGAGCATCAGTGGAAGAAAGGCAGAGAAGAACCGAGGGCATGTTCTAGCTCAAGAG AATCTGTCTTCTGAAATGAAACAACTAGCGAAATCCGGCATGGACAAGCTGAAGGAGCGCAAGGCATCTGTGGATAAGGAGCGAGCCGGCGCGGAGTCGGAGCTCTCGAGAGCACGGGCCATGGCAAAGGAGCTGGAGCGCCAAATCGACCAGACCAAGTCCAGAGCGACGTCCCAGAAATCAGAGCTGCAAGGAATTCGGGCAACCAGGACAGGAAAGAAGGACGCCGAGGAGTCACTGTCACCGGACGCTCAATACGTGGCGGTGACGCAGGAGCTGGACCGTGCCAAGCGTGAGCTGCGGAAGCTGAAGCTGGAGCTGAAGTCCGCGGCGgaggccaaggccaaggccgAGAGCGACGTGGTGTCGACGGTGTGCAAGATCCAGTCCAGCCTGCAGGCCGCCGACGAGATGCGGCGCCAGGTGGACGAGGCGAACGAGGAGCACGTCCTGGTGGAGCTCGCGCGCATCGAGGCCGAGCGGGAGCGCCGcgagctcgccgcccagcGCGACGCCGAGGCCGCGCGGTTCGCCAGGGAGATAGAGGCCACGAGGGCCAAGGTGGAGTCCGCACGCGACGGACTGAGCCGCGCGAGAGCGCTGGAGGCGAAGCTTGAAGCGACGAACGCCGACGTGGAGGTCCTCCAGGGCGAGATGGAGCTGGTGCGCGCCATGGAGAAGAACCCCGTCAGCCCGAAGAACAACGACgagacggcggaggagagggcgTTGCTGCAGGCTTCAGAGGCCGAGCTGAGCGCGGCCAAGAGAGAGCTGGATAACATCAGGGCCGGGGGGTTCCAGTTCATGACGTCCATGGACCGCACGCGCACCGAGATCGCGCGCGTCGTGGAGGAGGCCAACCGGCTCAAGGCGCAGGAGAAGGACGCGGACGCGCAGGTGCAGCAGCTGAACGCCAAGCTCCTCAAGGCGCGGGCCCAGATGGAATCCGTCACGGCGGCCAGCGAGAGGTCCAAGGCGATCATGTCGAACCTGACGGCGGCCATGCAGCAGCTGCACGCCGAGACCGAGGCGGCGAACAAGGAGGAAGAGCTGACGCTGCTGGAGAAGCGGTGCGTGGTGGCGGAGACCGAGAGCGCCGCGGCGGAGATCGCTGCGGCCGAGGAGCGGATCAGGCAGTCCGTGAAGGCGCTGGAGGCGGCCAAGGCGTCCGAGGCCGCGGCGATGAAGaagctcaaggccgccgcggAGAGCACGATGCAGGCTAGGGCGCTGCTGGCACGGCGGAAGAACCATGGGGGGACGATAACGGTCTCGAGGTTCGAGTACGAGTACCTGAGCGGGCGTGCGGCGCTGGTCAGGGTTGTGGCGGACAAGAAAGTGGCGGCGGCCCAGGCGTGGGTGCAGGCGCTGAAGGCcggggagaaggaggcggcgatgcgggcggaggcggcggagcgggagaTGAGAGAGATGGGGCCCAgggaggcgcaggcggcgTTGGAGGCGGCGAAGACGGCGCGCGAGCAGGAGGCGCTGGAGCGGGAGCTGTACGACCTGAACTTGACGGCCGAGAGCATCGGCGAGCTGCAGTGCGCGTACCCGCGGCGGAGGTCGGCCAGGGTGTCGGCGACGGGGAGGAGGTCCAAGGCGCGGCGGTCGTCGGTGTCGGCGGCGTCCTGGAACCCGAAATCGCCGTCGTTCACCatcaagaggaagaagaaggtgatgCCCAGCCTCCTGAAGTTGATCAAGGAAAAGAGAGGCGGCAGCCGCAAGAGCACCGATTGA
- the LOC100824080 gene encoding uncharacterized protein LOC100824080: MPLLHGANLRLLLAGAAVAHLSSSPIARASPYAPPPPPLRLRAFASYSASQPPPPSSPSPSPSRALASAGSACDCEQGAKPAICTADELHYAPVPGTEWRLALWRYRPPPEAPKRNHPLMLLSGVATNAIGFDLSPGASFARHMSMQGFDTWIVELRGAGLSTRGSELAATSNKPDTSSNLGLEKNSTQKVNVVAPAKDMSTYEPQNSEVPVLPDRSMVETNTSEEPQLVTQLTNALEQLGVTFSGYVKDSQLKNITDSFFDRVTELVPDASLTSSLEEVADKIIGLIELPQTSAISDQISQLSQRLVKILGEGQQNVSPRLFGWQERLSATIEDFQKQLELIISYDWDFDHYLEEDVPAAIDYIKQQSATKDGKLLAIGHSMGGILLYAMVSKCGFEGADPELAAIVTLASSVDYTTSNSSLKMLVPLADPAEMLRVPAVPLGTLLSTTYPISSRAPYILSLLRSQISSKDMMDPELLSKLILNNFCTVPAKVLLQLTTAFRDGGLRNRTGTLFFKEHLRKIKVPVLALAGDEDLICPPEAVYETVKLIPKHLVTYKVFGQPEGPHYAHYDLVGGRKAIHEVYPCIIEFLSQHDKVSS, from the exons ATGCCGCTCCTCCACGGCGCcaacctccgcctcctcctcgccggcgccgccgtcgcgcacCTATCCTCCTCCCCCATCGCGCGCGCTTCTCCGTacgcgcctcctccgccgccgctgcggctcCGCGCGTTCGCCTCCTACAGCGCCTCGCAGCCCCCGCccccctcctcgccgtcgccctcACCCTCGCGGGCCCTCGCCTCTGCGGGCTCTGCCTGCGACTGCGAGCAGGGGGCGAAGCCCGCGATCTGCACGGCGGACGAACTGCACTACGCGCCCGTGCCCGGCACCGAATGGCGGCTCGCGCTCTGGAGGTACCGCCCGCCGCCTGAG GCACCCAAGAGGAACCACCCACTGATGCTGCTCTCGGGAGTGGCCACTAACGCGATTGGATTCGACCTGTCCCCTGGG GCTTCCTTTGCCCGTCATATGTCTATGCAAGGGTTTGATACATGGATTGTTGAGTTGCGTGGTGCAGGCCTGAGCACACGTGGATCAGAATTAGCTGCAACAAGCAACAAACCTGACACGTCCTCTAATTTGGGTTTGGAAAAAAATTCGACACAGAAAGTAAATGTTGTTGCTCCTGCCAAGGATATGTCAACTTATGAACCTCAAAATTCTGAAGTTCCAGTTCTACCAGACAGGAGTATGGTAGAAACAAACACATCAGAAGAACCGCAACTGGTTACACAGTTAACAAATGCTTTGGAACAACTGGGTGTAACATTTTCAGGATATGTAAAAGATAGTCAACTGAAAAACATCACTGACAGTTTTTTTGACCGAGTGACAGAACTTGTCCCTGATGCCTCATTAACTAGTAGTCTAGAGGAGGTTGCAGACAAAATTATAGGTCTGATTGAATTGCCACAGACGTCAGCTATATCTGATCAAATCAGCCAGTTAAGTCAGCGCCTTGTGAAGATTCTTGGGGAAGGTCAACAAAATGTTTCCCCTCGGTTATTTGGCTGGCAAGAACGCCTGTCTGCAACCATAGAAGATTTCCAGAAGCAGTTGGAGCTGATTATTAGCTATGATTGGGACTTTGACCATTACCTGGAAGAGGATGTACCTGCAGCG ATAGATTATATAAAACAGCAGAGTgcaaccaaggatggaaaaTTGCTTGCCATTGGTCATTCTATGGGAGGAATCTTGTTGTATGCAATGGTTTCAAAGTGTG GATTTGAAGGGGCTGATCCAGAGCTGGCAGCAATTGTTACCCTGGCCTCGTCAGTTGACTACACGACATCCAACTCCTCACTCAAGATGCTAGTGCCTCTT GCAGATCCAGCTGAGATGTTGCGTGTTCCTGCTGTCCCACTAGGAACATTACTGTCAACAACTTACCCTATATCATCTCGTGCGCCATACATTTTGTCACTGCTGCGATCTCAAATTTCATCTAAGGACATGATGGACCCTGAACTGCTTTCAAAGCTGATCTTGAATAACTTCT GCACAGTACCGGCAAAAGTGCTATTACAGCTGACAACTGCATTCCGTGATGGTGGGCTGCGTAACAGGACGGGTACCCTTTTCTTCAAGGAGCATTTGCGGAAAATCAAAGTTCCGGtgcttgcccttgctggagATGAGGATCTGATTTGCCCTCCAGAAGCTGTATACG AAACTGTGAAACTAATTCCCAAGCATCTGGTCACCTATAAGGTTTTTGGCCAACCTGAAGGCCCTCACTATGCACACTATGACCTGGTTGGAGGTCGGAAG GCTATCCATGAAGTGTACCCTTGCATAATAGAGTTCCTCTCTCAACATGATAAAGTGTCTTCTTAA
- the LOC100824389 gene encoding uncharacterized protein LOC100824389, translating into MAGDRRGGPSPTAERRRGIRRLLLPRGEASSSSSPTPLSPPAAAEVGRRKGFASAALRGLGCTSAAASQAYAPGAGAAAAAAVRSSADWHGRRRRGKDRRKERGGGGGGAGLVGGGIGADVWCAPGIPFAAEASSVDCVVARHQMLGRARGGEAERPHMHRERPCLSRRSAMQEQVSSSFMESPPPPHLDGPFFGAELLPSARLRRMRGYRPSPGGLEEEIMMFQTRVLLGGMSMYDRYQDWRLDVDNMTYEELLELGERIGHVNTGLREDEIVRNLRKVKHPALDSSFRFPTEVEKKCSICQEEFEANDEMGRLHCGHSYHVYCIKKWLSQKNVCPVCKTAVTKT; encoded by the exons ATGGCCGGTgaccgccgcggcggcccctCTCCCACGGCGGAGCGCCGGCGTGGGATCCGGCGCCTCCTGCTGCCCCGCGGGgaggcctcctcctcgtcctcgccgacgccgctgtctccgccggccgcggccgaGGTGGGGCGGAGAAAGGGgttcgcctccgccgcgctgCGCGGGCTCGGGTGCACGTCGGCCGCGGCCTCGCAGGCGTACGCGCCGGGGGCaggagccgcggcggcggcggccgtgcggTCGTCTGCCGACTGGCAcggacggcggaggcgggggaaggacaggaggaaggagaggggaggaggaggagggggagcggGTCTCGTGGGCGGAGGGATCGGCGCCGACGTGTGGTGCGCGCCGGGGATACCGTtcgcggcggaggcgtcgTCCGTGGACTGCGTGGTGGCGCGGCACCAGATGTTGGGgagggcgcgcggcggcgaggccgagaGGCCGCACATGCACAGAGAG AGGCCGTGCTTGTCTCGAAGATCGGCCATGCAGGAGCAGGTATCCTCGTCGTTCATGgaatcgccgccgccgccgcacctgGACGGCCCGTTCTTCGGTGCCGAGCTCCTTCCCTCCGCCCGCCTTCGCCGGATGCGTGGGTACCGCCCATCCCCGGGAGGCCTCGAGGAAGAG ATCATGATGTTTCAGACAAGAGTTTTGTTGGGAGGAATGAGTATGTATGATCGGTACCAGGATTGGCGCCTTGATGTCGATAACATGACATATGAG GAATTGCTCGAGCTTGGAGAAAGAATTGGACATGTCAACACAGGGTTGCGCGAGGACGAAATAGTTCGCAACCTTAGGAAGGTCAAACACCCAGCGCTCGATTCATCATTCAGGTTTCCAACAGAAGTGGAAAAGAAATGCAGTATTTGTCAA GAAGAGTTTGAAGCAAATGATGAGATGGGGAGGCTGCATTGCGGCCACAGCTACCATGTTTACTGCATCAAGAAATGGCTTTCTCAGAAGAACGTGTGCCCAGTTTGCAAGACTGCTGTCACCAAGACTTAA